Proteins encoded together in one Pontiella desulfatans window:
- a CDS encoding sulfatase-like hydrolase/transferase encodes MSTRQTISTLIISLLFASVATAAPEAGSTAEKDQTLVWTFTPDPALPNVLIIGDSISIGYTLQVRELLQGKANVFRPMGRNGNRRENCVGTINGVENIDRWLAVQKWDVIHFNWGLHDLKHVKTDGSNEKSNDPNDPTQATLDVYTANMKTLVAKLKATGAKLVFATTTPIVPGTLNPLRTPEAPVKYNAAALEIMKANDIRVNDLHALCEPHLKEWQKPRNCHFNSVGCNALAAQVAAVIKEELPALAGMVEAKSPNFLIILGDDISSSSIGCYGSANPNTTPNIDKLAGEGIRFRNMFVANAVCGPSRAELYTGLQPYRNGCTSNHRPTKEGTLSIAQYLSELGYRVGLTGKTHISPKSVYPFEKVEGFPTGCNARAPKTGETWDGVEEFMTRNPEQPFCLFICSIHAHAPWDAGDTSHWELDELKLPPHMVDTQETRNFFREHLGEVRLFDEQAGKAQALLKKLELDQDTAFIVLDENGTGMPGGKWTNYDWGTRSACIVKWPGISGFETDALAGYCDIVPTLIDAAGGEVPSNLDGKSLLPLITGKTKTHRDNAFFEYNSGREGPPFSSRAVTDGRFKLMWNLTPENLFAVRTINGFDYGYEDTKNPNRDVRQIYTSWLEKAKTDPTAETLVQRYRKQPEFQLFDLDADPWEMNNLANNPEYATQLQKLKTAISGWMTQQGDDGKEPARNARKK; translated from the coding sequence ATGTCTACTCGACAAACCATATCAACCCTCATCATCTCACTGCTCTTTGCATCTGTCGCTACGGCCGCGCCGGAGGCCGGATCGACGGCGGAAAAAGACCAAACCCTGGTTTGGACCTTCACGCCCGATCCGGCGTTGCCGAACGTGCTGATCATTGGCGACTCGATTTCGATCGGCTACACCCTGCAGGTGCGCGAACTTTTGCAGGGCAAGGCGAATGTCTTTCGGCCGATGGGTCGGAATGGAAATCGGCGAGAAAATTGCGTTGGAACGATTAACGGAGTAGAGAATATTGATCGGTGGCTGGCCGTGCAGAAGTGGGACGTTATTCATTTCAATTGGGGCCTGCACGACCTCAAGCACGTCAAAACGGATGGATCAAATGAGAAGTCGAACGATCCCAACGATCCGACTCAGGCGACGCTGGACGTGTACACGGCGAATATGAAGACCTTAGTTGCCAAACTGAAAGCCACGGGTGCGAAGCTGGTCTTTGCGACGACGACTCCGATCGTGCCGGGAACGCTGAATCCGTTGCGCACGCCTGAGGCGCCCGTTAAGTACAACGCCGCCGCGCTTGAAATTATGAAAGCGAACGATATCCGGGTGAACGATCTGCACGCTTTATGTGAACCGCATTTGAAAGAGTGGCAGAAACCAAGGAATTGTCATTTCAATTCTGTCGGCTGTAATGCACTTGCCGCGCAGGTGGCTGCCGTGATCAAGGAAGAACTTCCGGCACTGGCTGGCATGGTTGAGGCGAAATCCCCTAACTTTTTGATCATTCTGGGCGACGATATCAGTTCGTCGAGTATCGGCTGCTATGGTTCGGCCAACCCGAATACAACGCCGAATATTGATAAGCTGGCGGGTGAGGGGATTCGTTTTAGGAATATGTTTGTCGCGAATGCGGTTTGCGGCCCGTCGCGGGCGGAACTCTATACCGGCCTGCAACCCTACCGGAACGGTTGCACCAGCAACCACCGACCGACCAAGGAGGGGACGCTGAGTATCGCGCAGTATTTGAGCGAACTGGGTTATCGGGTCGGCTTGACCGGCAAGACGCATATTAGCCCAAAATCGGTTTATCCGTTTGAGAAGGTGGAGGGATTCCCGACAGGCTGCAATGCACGCGCACCAAAAACCGGCGAGACATGGGATGGTGTCGAGGAGTTTATGACGCGCAACCCCGAGCAGCCTTTCTGCCTCTTCATCTGTTCGATCCACGCCCATGCTCCGTGGGATGCGGGCGATACATCGCACTGGGAGCTGGATGAACTGAAGCTCCCGCCGCACATGGTGGATACCCAGGAAACTCGGAATTTTTTCCGCGAACATCTGGGCGAGGTCCGTCTGTTCGATGAGCAGGCGGGTAAGGCGCAGGCTCTGTTAAAGAAGCTGGAACTGGATCAGGATACCGCATTCATCGTGCTCGATGAAAACGGAACCGGCATGCCCGGCGGTAAGTGGACGAATTATGACTGGGGAACGCGTTCGGCCTGCATCGTAAAATGGCCGGGTATCTCCGGTTTTGAGACCGACGCGTTGGCTGGATATTGCGACATTGTGCCGACGCTGATTGATGCGGCTGGCGGCGAGGTTCCGTCCAATCTGGATGGGAAGAGCCTGCTTCCGCTCATTACGGGAAAGACGAAGACGCATCGGGACAACGCTTTTTTTGAGTATAACAGCGGCAGAGAGGGACCTCCGTTTTCATCGCGCGCGGTCACGGATGGGCGCTTTAAGCTGATGTGGAATCTGACGCCGGAAAACCTGTTTGCTGTTCGCACTATTAACGGCTTTGACTACGGGTATGAGGATACAAAAAATCCGAATCGTGACGTACGTCAGATTTATACAAGCTGGCTGGAAAAGGCGAAAACCGATCCGACCGCAGAAACGCTGGTGCAGCGCTACCGCAAACAGCCGGAGTTTCAATTGTTTGATTTGGATGCCGATCCGTGGGAAATGAATAATCTGGCGAACAATCCGGAATACGCCACGCAGTTGCAGAAACTTAAAACAGCGATCAGTGGCTGGATGACGCAACAGGGTGATGACGGCAAAGAACCCGCCCGGAATGCGAGAAAGAAATGA
- the ltrA gene encoding group II intron reverse transcriptase/maturase yields MPYTEMETTELKLSLIAEHAKRNAAMQFTSLAHLLNVAFLRKCFMSLNRNKAVGQDNQSWHGYAENLEENLNALVERLKAKRFRPIPARRVYIPKGGGEFRPLGISAIENKIVERGIVWILESIHEQDFSNQSFGFRPKRNAHQALKELNELVMFKPVNHVIDADIRGFFDNVSHEHLLDFLRIRVKDRSLLHLIGKFLKAGYVDGGLLVETEEGTPQGSILSPILANIYLHHVLDSWFKETVKAHVKGFCELVRYADDFVCVVQYEQDAQRIERVLKKRFERYALEIHPEKSRRMSFGRYEAENAVRQDRRPNTFDFLGFTHYCDRTRQGRFKLGRKTSRKKYAAKCRDLNEWLKENRNRTKTKEWWKSLSAKLRGHYQYYGVSGNYRCIASYYSLTLGRVRKWLNRRSQKRSMSWAKFYDYLSHYPLPKPTIRHNFYTGYPCYVR; encoded by the coding sequence ATGCCATACACAGAAATGGAAACAACAGAGCTCAAGCTTTCCCTTATAGCGGAACACGCGAAGAGGAATGCCGCGATGCAGTTTACGAGCCTAGCTCATCTGCTGAACGTTGCGTTCCTTCGGAAGTGCTTCATGAGCCTTAACAGGAATAAGGCGGTGGGGCAGGATAACCAGAGCTGGCATGGGTATGCGGAAAATCTGGAAGAGAACCTGAACGCGTTGGTCGAACGGCTGAAGGCGAAACGCTTTCGTCCGATTCCGGCCCGGCGGGTATACATCCCTAAAGGGGGCGGCGAGTTCCGTCCGCTCGGGATCTCGGCGATCGAGAACAAGATCGTCGAGCGCGGTATCGTATGGATACTCGAAAGTATTCATGAGCAGGACTTCTCGAATCAGTCTTTCGGCTTCCGGCCGAAGCGCAACGCCCATCAGGCTTTGAAGGAGTTGAACGAACTGGTGATGTTCAAGCCGGTCAACCATGTTATCGATGCCGACATCAGGGGATTCTTTGACAACGTGTCGCACGAGCACCTGCTGGATTTCTTGCGAATCCGCGTCAAGGATCGCTCGCTGTTGCACCTGATCGGGAAGTTCCTGAAAGCAGGCTATGTCGATGGAGGGTTGCTGGTGGAAACGGAAGAGGGAACGCCGCAGGGATCGATCCTTAGCCCGATCCTCGCTAACATCTACCTGCACCACGTGCTGGATAGTTGGTTCAAGGAAACGGTGAAGGCCCACGTGAAAGGGTTCTGTGAACTCGTGCGCTATGCAGATGACTTCGTCTGCGTCGTGCAATACGAGCAGGATGCGCAACGCATTGAGCGAGTGCTGAAAAAGCGCTTCGAGCGCTACGCGCTGGAAATCCATCCGGAGAAAAGCAGGCGGATGAGCTTCGGACGTTACGAAGCCGAAAACGCCGTCCGGCAGGATCGCCGCCCGAACACGTTCGACTTCCTTGGGTTCACCCACTACTGCGACCGCACCCGGCAGGGCCGCTTTAAGCTCGGTCGCAAGACCAGCCGGAAGAAATATGCGGCCAAATGCCGGGATCTGAACGAGTGGTTGAAAGAAAACCGGAACCGCACTAAAACCAAGGAATGGTGGAAAAGCCTAAGCGCCAAGCTGCGGGGGCACTACCAGTACTACGGAGTGAGCGGCAACTACCGATGCATCGCCAGCTACTACAGCCTGACGCTGGGGCGGGTGCGCAAATGGTTGAACCGGCGGAGCCAGAAGCGAAGCATGAGCTGGGCAAAGTTTTACGACTACCTCAGCCACTACCCGCTTCCGAAGCCGACGATCCGGCACAACTTCTATACCGGATATCCGTGTTACGTGAGATGA
- a CDS encoding sulfatase-like hydrolase/transferase, with the protein MKNKSLILLGSLLMANALMAAEKPNILFIFSDDQSFETIGAYGLTDIDTPNLDRLATEGASFTHAYNMGAWAGAVCMASRACLNTGNFVWNANENARECTKGTRKSWSQLMSAQGYDTYMSGKWHVGGMSAKKMFDRTGKVRGGMPKQVPAGYNRPKDEADYEAGWKPWDKAQGGFWEGGTHWSEVLADETVAYLEEKADSDKPFFMYVAFNAPHDPRQAPKEYIDRYPLDRIKVPENFIPSYPDQGEGGVPVIRDEKLVPFPRTEFAIKVNRQEYYASITHMDAQIGRILQALEESGKADNTWIIFSSDHGLSLGHHGLVGKQNMYDPAMRAPFIVWGPGVKGGTRIDAPIYIQDAMATALEISGQTPPDYVDYKSVLPLLDGRADKSYDKIYGAYIDTQRMILSGDWKLIAYPQLKKVKLFNVAKDPMEMNNLAGNPEYSETLKQLTALLEETMDEMDDPMTSLEKGDFPQSMKKKSKGH; encoded by the coding sequence ATGAAAAATAAATCTTTAATCCTGCTGGGTTCGCTGCTTATGGCCAATGCGTTGATGGCTGCGGAAAAACCGAATATACTTTTCATTTTTTCGGACGACCAAAGCTTTGAAACAATCGGGGCGTATGGGCTGACGGATATCGACACGCCGAACCTGGATCGTCTCGCCACCGAAGGGGCCAGTTTTACCCACGCCTACAATATGGGCGCCTGGGCGGGGGCGGTCTGCATGGCCAGCCGGGCCTGCTTGAACACGGGGAACTTTGTATGGAACGCTAACGAGAATGCGCGGGAATGTACAAAAGGCACCCGCAAATCCTGGTCTCAACTGATGTCCGCGCAAGGTTATGATACCTATATGAGCGGGAAATGGCATGTGGGTGGCATGAGTGCGAAGAAGATGTTTGACCGTACGGGCAAAGTGCGTGGCGGCATGCCGAAGCAGGTGCCGGCGGGCTATAACCGTCCGAAGGACGAGGCCGACTATGAAGCCGGCTGGAAACCGTGGGATAAAGCGCAGGGCGGATTTTGGGAAGGCGGAACGCATTGGAGCGAGGTGCTGGCGGACGAAACCGTTGCCTACCTAGAGGAAAAGGCGGACAGCGACAAACCCTTCTTCATGTATGTCGCCTTTAATGCGCCGCACGATCCGCGTCAGGCACCGAAGGAATATATCGATCGATACCCACTGGATCGTATTAAGGTGCCCGAAAACTTTATTCCATCCTATCCGGATCAGGGCGAGGGTGGTGTTCCGGTTATCCGCGATGAAAAATTGGTGCCGTTTCCACGCACGGAATTTGCCATCAAGGTTAACCGTCAGGAATACTACGCCAGCATCACGCATATGGATGCGCAGATCGGCCGGATTCTTCAGGCGTTGGAAGAAAGCGGCAAAGCCGACAACACCTGGATCATTTTCAGCTCCGACCATGGGCTCTCGCTTGGCCATCACGGCTTGGTCGGCAAGCAGAATATGTACGATCCTGCCATGCGCGCGCCCTTCATCGTATGGGGGCCGGGCGTCAAGGGCGGTACGAGGATTGATGCCCCGATCTATATTCAGGATGCCATGGCGACCGCGCTGGAAATCAGCGGGCAAACGCCTCCTGACTATGTTGATTATAAAAGCGTGCTGCCGCTACTCGATGGACGGGCGGATAAAAGCTATGACAAAATTTATGGGGCCTACATCGATACCCAGCGCATGATTTTGAGCGGCGATTGGAAACTCATCGCGTATCCCCAGCTGAAAAAGGTGAAGCTGTTCAACGTGGCAAAAGACCCGATGGAGATGAACAATCTCGCGGGGAATCCGGAATATAGCGAAACGTTGAAGCAGCTCACTGCGCTATTAGAGGAAACCATGGATGAAATGGATGATCCCATGACCTCGCTGGAAAAGGGCGACTTTCCGCAGTCGATGAAAAAGAAGTCAAAGGGGCATTAA